The following coding sequences lie in one Sphaerochaeta sp. genomic window:
- a CDS encoding sugar ABC transporter permease, translating to MKQVRNSITPKGRYWILYLLPALLFYVVFMAWPLLDSLRLAFFTGNTPATRSFVGWGNFRTLFTDETHRVRYWGAFGNTWYFFFINMLAQNCLGMLFAVILTNPTMKGRSFYQTVIFIPTTFAVLVTGYLWKLLLNPVWCGDVLTKMHLGFLVRPWLGDQSTALTCVALISCWQWMGIPTMMFVAALRNIPDDCLEAAQIEGANAWQTFWYVKYPMILPVVGMITILTFVNNFNAFDVVFATENVNGAPSYATDLIGTLFYRVGIAGQHPIGIPDAGMGAAIATITFFVLMAGVIPVLRYTQKEA from the coding sequence ATGAAGCAAGTACGGAATTCCATTACGCCAAAGGGAAGGTACTGGATTCTCTATCTCCTTCCCGCGTTGCTGTTCTATGTGGTGTTCATGGCCTGGCCCCTGTTGGATTCCCTGCGGCTGGCGTTCTTTACCGGCAATACGCCGGCGACGCGCAGTTTCGTGGGATGGGGCAATTTCCGGACGTTGTTCACCGATGAGACCCATCGTGTCCGCTATTGGGGCGCCTTCGGAAACACCTGGTATTTCTTTTTCATCAACATGCTGGCCCAGAACTGTCTGGGCATGCTGTTCGCTGTTATTTTGACCAATCCGACAATGAAGGGAAGAAGTTTCTACCAGACGGTGATCTTCATCCCCACCACGTTCGCCGTACTGGTCACCGGATACCTGTGGAAACTGCTGCTCAACCCGGTGTGGTGCGGGGATGTGCTGACCAAAATGCACCTGGGATTTCTGGTCCGTCCCTGGTTGGGAGACCAGTCCACGGCGCTTACCTGCGTCGCCTTGATCTCCTGCTGGCAGTGGATGGGCATCCCGACGATGATGTTCGTCGCCGCCCTGCGGAACATTCCGGATGATTGCCTGGAAGCGGCGCAGATCGAGGGGGCCAACGCCTGGCAGACCTTCTGGTACGTCAAGTATCCGATGATCCTGCCGGTCGTCGGGATGATCACCATTTTGACGTTCGTCAACAACTTCAACGCCTTTGACGTGGTCTTCGCCACGGAGAACGTCAACGGCGCCCCGTCGTACGCCACCGATCTAATCGGCACGTTGTTCTACCGTGTCGGTATCGCCGGCCAGCATCCCATCGGCATCCCTGATGCCGGCATGGGGGCGGCCATCGCCACCATCACGTTCTTTGTATTGATGGCCGGTGTGATCCCGGTACTCCGGTACACCCAGAAGGAGGCGTGA
- a CDS encoding carbohydrate ABC transporter permease, which translates to MERQTRTSRHIGSHVVMILWCFVVLFPLWVLIVNSFKTRLTIYTNPFWIPKQWNFGNYRSVLRDGDFLTYFKNSLIVVVLSLFLVLVISSLASFALSNWRGRTSRGLYLFFIAGMMLPIKIASIKLLELVRALGLLNTIWSLVPIYIAMGLPIGVFVLTEFFREVPHELTEAAIIDGASYLRVFGIILLPLIRPALATVAIYNLIPFWNDLWFPLIFINDESQKTLLLGVTRLFGQYQTDWSKVLAVLTLSAIPVLLLYLSMSKQFIKGVTAGAVKG; encoded by the coding sequence ATGGAACGACAAACCCGTACGTCACGCCACATCGGCTCCCATGTCGTAATGATCCTGTGGTGTTTCGTCGTCCTCTTTCCCCTGTGGGTGTTGATCGTCAACTCGTTCAAGACGCGGCTGACCATCTACACCAATCCATTCTGGATTCCCAAACAGTGGAACTTCGGGAATTACCGCTCCGTGCTTCGGGACGGGGATTTCCTGACCTATTTCAAGAACAGCCTGATCGTCGTGGTCCTCTCGCTGTTTCTGGTGCTGGTCATCTCGTCGCTGGCCTCGTTCGCCCTTTCCAACTGGCGGGGGAGGACATCCCGAGGCCTGTACCTGTTCTTCATCGCCGGCATGATGCTTCCCATCAAGATCGCGTCCATCAAGCTGCTCGAGCTGGTCCGTGCCCTGGGACTGCTCAACACCATCTGGTCCCTGGTGCCGATCTACATCGCCATGGGGCTTCCCATCGGGGTGTTCGTGCTGACGGAGTTCTTCCGGGAAGTGCCCCACGAGCTGACCGAGGCTGCCATCATTGACGGCGCCTCGTACCTCAGGGTGTTCGGCATCATTCTGCTCCCGTTGATCCGTCCGGCCCTGGCCACCGTTGCCATCTACAATCTGATCCCCTTCTGGAACGACCTGTGGTTCCCGTTGATCTTCATCAACGACGAATCGCAGAAAACCCTGCTGTTGGGCGTCACCCGCCTGTTCGGCCAGTACCAGACGGACTGGTCCAAGGTGCTTGCCGTCCTGACGCTCTCCGCCATTCCGGTACTGCTCTTGTACCTTTCGATGAGCAAGCAGTTCATCAAAGGCGTGACGGCCGGCGCGGTGAAGGGATAG
- a CDS encoding IclR family transcriptional regulator translates to MEPEKTQTSGVVRTIAILESLAHCTSINLEQLSKQTKLPKATLLRFLNTLIGLGYVYRDPADQYSLTLKMFSVGSHGLEHIDLIGLANPVAQKLCDSLGETVHMGILEGNHAVYVLKKESSYTIRMYSRVGKSIPLYCTGIGKVFLASMTEEELQRYLSSTILKPYTPHTIRDAESLRKELELVRQRGWATDEEEHEIGTLCIASPVKDYTGKTVAAMSVTWPLFRFNRAEQDRITKAITTECGHLSKLLGYEAPNPA, encoded by the coding sequence ATGGAACCGGAAAAGACACAAACCAGCGGAGTGGTTCGGACCATCGCGATCCTGGAATCATTGGCACATTGCACAAGCATCAATTTGGAGCAGTTGTCCAAGCAGACCAAGCTTCCCAAGGCGACGCTTCTCCGGTTCCTCAATACGTTGATCGGCCTGGGCTACGTGTATCGTGACCCTGCCGACCAATATTCCTTGACGCTGAAGATGTTCTCCGTCGGTTCCCATGGCCTGGAGCACATTGATCTGATCGGACTGGCAAACCCGGTGGCGCAGAAACTCTGCGACAGCCTGGGGGAGACAGTCCACATGGGAATTCTGGAAGGCAACCACGCCGTCTATGTGCTGAAAAAAGAATCATCCTATACGATCCGGATGTACAGCCGGGTGGGCAAATCCATCCCGCTGTACTGCACCGGCATCGGCAAGGTGTTTCTGGCCAGCATGACGGAGGAAGAGTTGCAACGCTACCTCTCCTCAACCATTCTCAAACCGTACACGCCCCACACCATCAGGGATGCCGAATCCCTGAGAAAAGAACTGGAACTGGTGCGCCAGCGTGGCTGGGCGACGGATGAGGAGGAGCATGAGATCGGGACACTGTGCATCGCTTCCCCGGTGAAGGATTACACCGGCAAGACGGTGGCGGCTATGAGCGTCACCTGGCCTCTGTTCCGGTTCAACCGCGCCGAACAGGACCGCATCACCAAGGCGATCACCACGGAGTGCGGCCACCTGTCCAAACTGCTTGGCTACGAAGCGCCGAATCCCGCCTGA
- the uxaC gene encoding glucuronate isomerase, with amino-acid sequence MRQFMDEHFMLYNDTAETLFNTYAKDMPIFDYHCHLIPRQIAEDKRFTTITDAWLGGDHYKWRLMRAYGFDEKLITGDADPYDKFLAWAETMEHSIGNPVYHWTHLELQRYFGINQVLNRKNAKAIYDEANEKFKTDPTLSVFGIMKKFKVYAVGTTDDPADDLHFHQLIKNEGNCPAKVIPSYRPDKAIQIEKATFADYIATLAKAAGMEINSAEDVTAALIKRLDFFVQMGCKASDHALISAPHTFLPVEQVNAIFQKKMNGGILSEEEIDAYKTFVLTTMAKAYAKRNIAMQLHFSSIRDCNQVMFDKLGPDTGFDAVHDVELSANLCAFLKNLSITDEVPKTILYSLNPKDFYPLATLMGCYQGGGIHGKMQLGSAWWFCDHRDGMEFQLKTLANVGLLPTFIGMLTDSRSFLSYPRHEYFRRILCNVIGTWVENGELPNDIDSLGSMVQDISFTNAKQYFEG; translated from the coding sequence ATGAGACAATTCATGGATGAGCATTTCATGCTGTACAACGATACGGCGGAAACCCTTTTCAACACGTACGCGAAGGATATGCCGATTTTCGATTACCACTGCCATTTGATCCCCCGGCAGATCGCCGAGGACAAGCGGTTCACCACCATCACCGACGCGTGGCTTGGCGGAGACCACTACAAGTGGAGATTGATGCGGGCATACGGTTTCGATGAGAAGTTGATCACCGGCGACGCCGATCCGTACGACAAGTTCCTGGCATGGGCGGAGACGATGGAACATTCCATTGGAAACCCGGTCTACCACTGGACCCATCTGGAGTTGCAGCGATACTTCGGCATCAACCAGGTACTGAACCGCAAGAACGCCAAGGCGATCTACGACGAGGCGAACGAGAAGTTCAAGACCGATCCGACGCTGTCCGTCTTTGGCATCATGAAGAAGTTCAAGGTGTACGCCGTCGGGACGACGGATGATCCCGCCGATGACCTGCACTTCCACCAGTTGATCAAAAACGAAGGGAACTGTCCCGCCAAGGTCATTCCTTCCTACCGCCCGGACAAGGCCATCCAGATCGAGAAGGCGACATTCGCCGACTACATCGCCACGCTTGCAAAGGCGGCGGGCATGGAGATCAACAGCGCCGAGGATGTCACCGCCGCATTGATCAAGCGGCTGGACTTCTTCGTCCAAATGGGATGCAAAGCCAGCGACCATGCGTTGATCAGCGCGCCGCACACCTTCCTGCCGGTGGAGCAGGTCAACGCCATCTTCCAGAAGAAGATGAACGGTGGCATCCTCTCCGAAGAAGAAATCGACGCCTACAAGACGTTCGTCCTGACGACGATGGCCAAGGCGTACGCCAAGCGGAACATCGCCATGCAGCTGCACTTCTCCTCGATCCGAGACTGCAACCAGGTGATGTTCGACAAGCTGGGGCCGGACACCGGGTTCGATGCCGTGCATGACGTTGAGCTTTCCGCCAACCTCTGCGCGTTCCTGAAGAACCTGTCCATCACCGACGAAGTGCCCAAGACGATCCTGTACAGCCTGAACCCGAAGGACTTCTACCCGCTGGCCACCCTGATGGGTTGCTACCAGGGAGGAGGCATCCACGGCAAGATGCAGCTCGGCTCGGCGTGGTGGTTCTGCGATCATCGCGACGGCATGGAGTTCCAGCTGAAGACGCTGGCCAACGTCGGGTTGCTCCCCACCTTCATCGGCATGCTGACGGACAGCCGTTCGTTCCTTTCCTACCCGCGCCACGAGTACTTCCGCAGGATCCTGTGCAACGTCATCGGGACATGGGTGGAGAACGGAGAGCTTCCCAACGACATCGATTCCTTGGGTTCGATGGTCCAGGACATCAGCTTCACCAACGCGAAGCAGTACTTCGAAGGCTGA
- a CDS encoding altronate dehydratase family protein: MKNKLLRITPHDSVAVAIQPVAKGETLTVDGITVTALEDIPAGHKIALEAIKAGEPVIKYGYPIGAMKTDIQKGGHVHADNLHTLLEESGTYRYDEKQADAFKAKADELKKRYEGHVPTIQAYQRSDGRIGIRNELWIVPTVGCVNRIGERLVAWADQHLGVEAHIWSHPFGCSQLGDDHEATRKILADLVHHPNAGGVLVLSLGCENNTPASFRELVGPVDPNRVKFLVCQDVEDEIASAQKLMTELAETMKGDKRTPVPMSRLVVGLKCGGSDGLSGITANPLVGRFCDALTAMGGTAILTEVPEMFGAEQILMNRADSPAVFDKTVDLINAFKEYFVKHGQVVYENPSPGNKAGGISSLEDKSLGCVQKGGHAVVKDVLPYGARVVTPGLNLLSGPGNDIVSTTALSAAGCHMILFTTGRGTPLGSVVPTLKISSNTPLAEHKPNWIDFNAGRVLEEDSQKVTDDLIDLVRQCADGTYRTKNEQNGYAEISLFKDGVIL, translated from the coding sequence ATGAAGAACAAACTGCTCAGGATTACGCCGCACGACAGCGTCGCCGTTGCCATCCAGCCCGTCGCCAAGGGTGAGACCTTGACGGTGGACGGGATTACGGTGACCGCGCTTGAGGATATTCCGGCGGGGCACAAGATCGCGCTGGAAGCGATCAAGGCAGGGGAACCGGTCATCAAGTACGGATACCCCATCGGAGCGATGAAAACGGACATCCAGAAAGGCGGGCACGTCCATGCGGACAACCTGCACACCTTGCTGGAGGAGTCCGGTACCTACCGGTACGATGAGAAGCAGGCGGATGCGTTCAAGGCCAAGGCTGACGAACTGAAGAAAAGGTACGAAGGGCACGTTCCCACCATCCAGGCGTATCAACGCTCCGATGGCAGGATCGGCATCCGCAACGAACTGTGGATCGTCCCGACGGTGGGATGCGTCAACCGCATCGGAGAACGGCTGGTAGCCTGGGCGGACCAGCACCTTGGGGTGGAAGCCCACATCTGGAGCCATCCGTTCGGATGCTCCCAGCTGGGCGACGACCATGAGGCGACCCGGAAAATCCTGGCCGATCTGGTCCACCATCCCAATGCCGGTGGCGTCTTGGTGCTTTCCCTGGGGTGCGAGAACAACACCCCGGCGTCGTTCCGCGAGCTGGTCGGTCCGGTGGATCCCAACCGGGTCAAGTTCCTGGTCTGCCAGGACGTGGAGGATGAGATCGCCTCTGCGCAGAAGCTGATGACCGAGCTGGCCGAGACGATGAAAGGAGACAAACGGACACCGGTCCCGATGTCCCGCCTGGTCGTCGGCCTGAAGTGCGGCGGCAGTGACGGGCTTTCCGGCATCACCGCCAACCCGCTGGTCGGCCGCTTCTGCGACGCCTTGACCGCCATGGGCGGCACGGCGATTCTCACCGAGGTGCCGGAGATGTTCGGAGCCGAGCAGATTCTGATGAACCGCGCCGATTCACCGGCGGTGTTCGACAAGACGGTCGATTTGATCAACGCGTTCAAGGAATACTTCGTCAAACACGGACAGGTGGTCTATGAGAACCCGTCGCCGGGCAACAAGGCCGGTGGCATCAGTTCGCTGGAGGATAAGAGCCTGGGATGCGTGCAGAAAGGCGGGCATGCCGTGGTGAAGGATGTCCTTCCCTATGGCGCCCGTGTGGTGACACCGGGGCTGAACCTGCTCTCCGGACCGGGGAACGACATCGTGTCGACCACCGCCCTGTCGGCGGCAGGCTGCCACATGATCCTGTTCACCACCGGGCGTGGAACCCCGCTGGGTTCCGTCGTTCCGACGCTGAAGATCTCCAGCAACACCCCGCTTGCCGAGCACAAGCCCAATTGGATCGACTTCAACGCCGGCCGGGTGCTGGAAGAGGATTCCCAGAAGGTGACGGATGATCTGATCGACCTGGTCAGGCAGTGCGCTGACGGCACGTATCGCACGAAAAACGAACAGAACGGATACGCGGAAATCTCACTGTTCAAAGATGGAGTAATACTATGA
- a CDS encoding tagaturonate reductase: MKSILDVKQPVDRPVRVLQFGEGNFLRAFVDWQFDNLNEKTDFNGNIVLVQPLERGMGGMINQQKGLYTTVLRGVQNGKPVVEYRLITSVKECLNPYVEEEYRKYIGYAESPELRFIVSNTTEAGISYTSGCSLSDQPPLSYPAKVCQFLYHRYQFFHGDPKKGVILIPCELIEKNGDNLKRIVLQYASEWKLEQGFTDWLENACDFCNSLVDRIVPGYPKAEAEKICQELGYTDNLLDSAEIFHLWVIECHKAPHSHEDELPFDKAGLNVVWTDDMSFYRTRKVRILNGTHTMFVPAGFLYGFDCVRDCIEDPVMIKFIRKGLFEEIIPSMDGDKAMLTKYAEDVLERFDNPYIYHMLLSITLNSTSKFKTRDLPSVKGYIQKTGKAPVVLSFGIAALITFYNGKDIHDRQMTGLRDGKPYAIQDDESALSFFQDLHGKTNDPKKLAHETLAHTEFWGEDLTKLSGLEDAVASALASIQKHGMQQAVQQLVK; encoded by the coding sequence ATGAAAAGCATTCTTGATGTCAAGCAACCGGTAGACAGACCGGTGCGTGTCCTCCAGTTCGGGGAAGGCAACTTCCTCCGCGCGTTCGTTGATTGGCAGTTCGACAATCTCAACGAGAAAACCGATTTCAATGGCAACATCGTGCTGGTCCAGCCGTTGGAACGGGGCATGGGTGGGATGATCAACCAGCAGAAAGGGCTGTACACCACGGTGCTTCGTGGCGTGCAGAACGGCAAACCGGTGGTGGAATACCGCCTGATCACCAGCGTGAAGGAATGCCTCAACCCGTACGTTGAGGAAGAGTACCGGAAATACATCGGCTACGCGGAAAGCCCGGAGCTGAGGTTCATCGTCTCCAACACCACCGAGGCGGGAATCTCCTACACCTCCGGCTGCTCCCTGTCCGACCAGCCGCCGCTCTCCTATCCGGCCAAGGTCTGCCAGTTCCTGTATCATCGCTACCAGTTCTTCCATGGGGATCCGAAGAAAGGCGTGATCCTGATTCCGTGCGAGCTGATCGAGAAGAATGGTGACAACCTGAAGCGGATCGTCCTGCAGTACGCCTCCGAATGGAAGCTGGAACAGGGCTTCACCGACTGGCTGGAGAATGCCTGTGATTTCTGCAACAGTCTGGTCGACCGGATCGTTCCGGGCTATCCCAAGGCCGAGGCGGAGAAGATCTGCCAGGAACTGGGCTACACGGACAACCTGCTTGATTCTGCGGAGATCTTCCACCTGTGGGTCATCGAGTGCCACAAGGCGCCGCACAGCCACGAGGACGAGCTTCCGTTCGACAAGGCGGGGCTGAACGTCGTCTGGACGGACGACATGAGCTTCTACCGCACCCGCAAGGTGCGCATCCTCAACGGCACCCACACGATGTTCGTTCCGGCAGGCTTCCTGTATGGATTCGACTGTGTCCGGGACTGCATCGAGGATCCGGTGATGATCAAATTCATCCGCAAGGGTCTGTTCGAGGAGATCATTCCGTCGATGGATGGCGACAAGGCGATGCTGACCAAGTACGCCGAGGATGTGCTGGAGCGTTTCGACAACCCGTACATCTATCACATGCTGCTCTCCATCACGCTGAACTCCACCAGCAAGTTCAAGACCCGGGATCTTCCATCCGTCAAAGGATACATCCAGAAGACCGGCAAGGCCCCTGTGGTGCTCTCCTTCGGCATCGCCGCCTTGATCACCTTCTACAACGGAAAGGACATCCACGACCGGCAGATGACGGGCCTCAGGGACGGCAAGCCGTATGCCATCCAGGACGATGAGAGCGCGCTCTCCTTCTTCCAGGATCTGCACGGCAAGACCAACGATCCCAAGAAGCTCGCCCATGAGACGTTGGCTCATACCGAATTCTGGGGCGAGGATCTGACCAAGCTTTCCGGTCTGGAGGATGCCGTAGCCTCCGCTCTGGCGTCCATCCAGAAGCATGGCATGCAGCAGGCCGTGCAGCAGCTGGTCAAGTAA